In Strigops habroptila isolate Jane chromosome 2, bStrHab1.2.pri, whole genome shotgun sequence, one genomic interval encodes:
- the LIPT2 gene encoding putative lipoyltransferase 2, mitochondrial has translation MPQGPVRVLRLGLRPYPDALRVQERCVAAARAARPRGAPGESLVLSEPAQPVYTWGLRGAPGAAAAARLRARGAGLVAARRGGHVTFHGPGQLVAFPVLDLRRRRLPLRRYVQALEELGLRLCRRLGLGAARALPPPFTGVWMGDSKICAIGVHCGNHITSHGLALNCCTDLSWFEHIVPCGLEGKGVTSLSQELGRHVTVEHVLEPFLDSFREVFDCTLVFSEDPGD, from the exons ATGCCGCAGGGCCCGGTACGGGTGCTGCGCTTGGGGCTGCGGCCCTACCCCGATGCGCTGCGGGTGCAGGAGCGCTGCgtggcggcggcgcgggcggcgcggccccgcggggCTCCGGGGGAGAGCCTGGTGCTGAGCGAGCCGGCCCAGCCCGTGTACACGTGGGGGCTGCGGGGCGCgccgggggcggcggcggcggcgcggctgcgggcgcggggcgcggggctggtggcggcgcggcgcggcggccACGTTACGTTCCACGGGCCCGGGCAACTCGTGGCCTTCCCGGTGCTCGACttgcgccgccgccgcctcccgctgCGCCGCTACGTGCAGGCCTTGGAGGAGCTGGGCCTGAGGCTCTGCCGCCGCCTCGGCCTCGGCGCCGCTCGCGCCCTCCCGCCGCCTTTCACCGGCGTCTGGATGGGAGACAGCAAGATCTGCGCCATCG GGGTGCACTGCGGGAACCACATCACGTCGCACGGGCTGGCGCTGAACTGCTGCACCGACCTCAGCTGGTTCGAGCACATCGTGCCCTGTGGGCTGGAGGGGAAAGGTGTCACCTCGCTGAGCCAGGAGCTGGGCCGGCACGTCACCGTGGAGCACGTCCTCGAGCCCTTCCTCGACTCCTTCCGGGAGGTCTTTGACTGCACCTTGGTCTTCTCAGAGGACCCCGGGGACTAA
- the KCNE3 gene encoding potassium voltage-gated channel subfamily E member 3, giving the protein MEEHNRTESWHRSLQAVLDALNQTLHGIPLCSSDRAATATAAVTRNSSASARPGRNDNAYMYILFVMTLFAATVGSLILGYTRSRKVEKRSDPYHVYIKNRVSMI; this is encoded by the coding sequence ATGGAGGAGCACAACCGGACAGAGTCCTGGCACCGAAGCCTCCAGGCGGTGCTGGATGCCTTAAACCAGACCCTACACGGGATCCCCCTGTGCTCCTCTGACCGCGCTGCCACCGCCACCGCCGCTGTCACACGCAACAGCAGTGCcagcgcccggcccggccgcaATGACAACGCCTACATGTACATCCTCTTCGTCATGACCCTCTTCGCTGCCACCGTGGGAAGCCTCATCCTGGGCTACACCCGCTCCCGCAAAGTGGAGAAGCGCAGCGACCCGTACCACGTCTACATCAAGAACAGGGTCTCCATGATCTGA